In one Cloacibacillus porcorum genomic region, the following are encoded:
- the selB gene encoding selenocysteine-specific translation elongation factor translates to MANNEYPFVIGTAGHIDHGKTTLVKRLTDIDCDRLVEEKKRGMTIELGFAPFTLPSGQTISIVDVPGHEKFIRQMVAGAAGVDAVMLVIAADDGVMPQTREHLAILSLLGIKNGLTVINKIDLVDEEMLEMAVDDAKSLLAGTFLSDKPVIPVSAFTGKGIEELKRALQQMTEKAGAKSRKGAFFLPVDRAFHISGFGTVVTGTAINGEIHEGDEVEVMPRGILSKVRSIQVHGASVSTATAGQRVAANLAGISLDDVKRGDVVTAKDCFTASKCLDVSVRLLPGAEPLKHWQRLRLHVGTTDTVARVSLLDREQVLPGESSAAQLITEDHVVASVDSCFILRTYSPLVTVAGGRILMPAGERPKNRQMKAALLEYLDKLSEEPPLKERLLALINYRGIITAADAARMNEVSLVELMRAVSPFEARAEVGVIRGGEAVLLSKRKIKELGETLTKALALFHGEHPERKGMPAEECAKVLDLQDTKFTRELLSLFEKQGIVKFADDRARLADFEPFDEELFSANVAALKKYTLQLGYSMPSIEEAQAALSLTAEEMKRIIAYLKEKKELALITGAFLLFPEIEADFKEKLTNISGDITLAAVRDATGSSRKYALPLLEYFDSKGVTRRVGDKRILIKK, encoded by the coding sequence ATGGCAAACAACGAATATCCCTTTGTAATCGGCACCGCCGGACATATAGACCATGGAAAGACGACGCTCGTCAAGCGCCTGACTGACATCGACTGCGACCGTCTCGTCGAGGAAAAGAAACGCGGCATGACGATCGAGCTCGGATTCGCCCCCTTTACCCTGCCCTCGGGGCAGACGATAAGCATCGTCGACGTGCCGGGACACGAAAAATTCATCCGCCAAATGGTCGCCGGCGCGGCGGGCGTCGACGCGGTGATGCTCGTCATCGCCGCGGACGACGGCGTAATGCCGCAGACGCGCGAACATCTTGCCATCCTTTCGCTGCTCGGCATCAAAAACGGCCTGACGGTGATAAACAAGATAGACCTTGTCGACGAAGAGATGCTAGAAATGGCGGTCGACGACGCGAAGTCGCTGTTAGCAGGCACCTTCCTCTCGGACAAACCCGTCATCCCCGTCTCGGCCTTCACTGGTAAGGGTATTGAGGAACTCAAAAGAGCTCTGCAGCAGATGACGGAAAAGGCCGGCGCCAAGAGCCGTAAGGGAGCCTTCTTCCTGCCGGTGGACAGGGCCTTTCACATCTCCGGCTTTGGCACCGTCGTCACCGGCACGGCGATCAACGGCGAGATACATGAGGGCGACGAGGTCGAGGTCATGCCGCGCGGCATCCTCTCGAAGGTTCGCTCCATACAGGTGCACGGAGCGTCGGTCTCCACCGCTACGGCAGGCCAGCGCGTCGCGGCCAACCTCGCTGGCATATCGCTGGACGACGTAAAACGCGGGGACGTCGTAACCGCTAAAGACTGCTTCACCGCCTCTAAATGCCTCGACGTCAGCGTCAGGCTCCTGCCGGGTGCGGAGCCGCTCAAACACTGGCAGCGTCTTCGGCTGCACGTGGGGACCACCGATACCGTGGCCCGCGTCTCGCTTCTCGACCGAGAACAGGTGCTGCCGGGAGAGAGCTCCGCGGCGCAGCTGATAACGGAAGACCACGTGGTCGCCTCGGTGGACAGCTGCTTCATCCTGAGGACCTACAGCCCGCTGGTGACGGTGGCCGGCGGAAGGATACTGATGCCGGCGGGAGAACGCCCAAAAAACAGACAGATGAAGGCCGCCCTGCTGGAATACCTCGATAAACTCTCCGAAGAGCCGCCGCTTAAAGAGCGTCTGCTCGCGCTGATAAACTACAGGGGGATCATAACCGCCGCGGACGCCGCAAGGATGAACGAGGTCAGCCTCGTCGAGCTCATGCGCGCCGTCTCGCCCTTTGAGGCGCGGGCCGAGGTCGGCGTGATCCGCGGCGGCGAGGCCGTCCTGCTCTCAAAAAGAAAGATAAAGGAACTTGGAGAAACGCTAACGAAAGCCCTCGCCCTATTCCACGGAGAACACCCTGAGAGAAAGGGAATGCCGGCGGAAGAGTGCGCCAAGGTTCTCGACTTGCAGGATACTAAATTTACCAGGGAACTGCTCTCCCTATTTGAAAAACAGGGAATAGTAAAATTTGCCGACGACCGGGCGCGGCTCGCCGACTTTGAACCATTTGACGAAGAACTCTTCTCCGCCAACGTCGCGGCCCTCAAAAAATACACCCTCCAACTTGGCTACTCCATGCCGAGCATTGAGGAGGCGCAGGCCGCTTTGAGCCTCACCGCGGAAGAAATGAAACGCATCATCGCCTACCTCAAAGAGAAAAAAGAGCTGGCGCTGATAACGGGCGCCTTCCTCCTCTTCCCTGAAATTGAAGCTGATTTTAAAGAAAAGTTAACAAATATTTCCGGCGACATTACGCTCGCAGCCGTGCGGGACGCCACCGGCAGCAGCAGAAAATACGCGCTGCCGCTGCTTGAATACTTTGACAGCAAGGGCGTCACCAGAAGGGTCGGAGACAAGCGCATTTTAATAAAGAAATAA
- the selA gene encoding L-seryl-tRNA(Sec) selenium transferase gives MDANIQKIMRNIPSMDKLLALPWVAAYEEKLGRETVKLLLTGLLASQRAKILKDPDTAFDFESIESDARRLLAKKSTPSLRRVVNATGVVIHTNLGRSLLAKEAVSEVLDIAGSYNTLEYSLEEGARGHRNNHVEWLLCRLTGAEAALVVNNNAAAVILALSALAKDKESIVSRGELVEIGGSFRIPDIMALSGTKMVEVGTTNRTHLKDYEEAVTGECAMLLKIHPSNYRITGFHYAVPREELAALAHSRGLIFMEDLGSGMLIDTSAAGLSSENDPTVADSLRAGCDIVTFSGDKLLGGPQIGAIVGKKELIEKLKSHQLLRALRVDKMTLAACEATLRLYLCGDVRAIPTIDMIFKTKEELLEEAKRFSRRLKTYFKGTRIQRLTIEVVPVNDTVGGGTFPQSVLAGYAVALRLPEMGSAGKLAEKLRRGSFPVITGAAEDKVLFHLRTMREGDDRRIIGALDEILRMPAERTY, from the coding sequence TTGGACGCAAACATTCAGAAGATAATGAGAAACATCCCCTCCATGGATAAGCTGCTGGCTCTGCCATGGGTAGCGGCCTATGAGGAAAAGCTCGGCCGCGAGACGGTAAAGCTGCTGCTGACGGGGCTGCTAGCCTCGCAGCGCGCAAAAATATTGAAAGACCCGGACACGGCCTTTGACTTTGAATCCATAGAAAGCGACGCCCGTCGGCTGCTGGCAAAAAAATCGACCCCCAGCCTGCGCCGCGTCGTCAACGCTACCGGCGTCGTCATCCACACGAACCTCGGCCGCTCGCTGCTCGCCAAAGAGGCGGTGAGCGAGGTCCTCGACATCGCCGGTTCATATAATACTCTTGAATATTCCCTGGAAGAGGGCGCGCGCGGCCACCGCAACAACCATGTCGAATGGCTGCTCTGCCGCCTAACCGGCGCCGAGGCGGCGCTAGTCGTCAACAATAACGCGGCGGCGGTGATCCTCGCCCTCTCGGCGCTCGCAAAGGACAAAGAATCCATCGTCTCGCGCGGCGAGCTAGTAGAGATCGGCGGCTCATTCCGTATTCCTGACATCATGGCCCTCTCCGGCACAAAAATGGTCGAGGTCGGCACGACGAACCGTACACACCTTAAAGACTATGAGGAGGCGGTCACCGGAGAGTGCGCGATGCTCCTCAAGATACACCCCTCAAACTACCGCATCACGGGATTCCATTACGCGGTGCCGCGTGAAGAACTCGCGGCGCTAGCCCACTCCCGCGGGCTCATATTCATGGAGGACCTCGGCAGCGGCATGCTGATCGACACCTCCGCCGCCGGGCTCTCAAGCGAAAACGACCCCACCGTTGCGGATTCACTCCGCGCTGGCTGCGACATCGTCACCTTCTCGGGCGATAAACTGCTCGGCGGGCCGCAGATAGGGGCGATCGTCGGCAAGAAAGAGCTGATAGAAAAGCTCAAATCTCATCAGCTGCTGCGTGCGCTGCGCGTCGACAAGATGACGCTCGCCGCCTGCGAGGCGACGCTGCGCCTCTATCTGTGCGGCGACGTCCGCGCCATACCGACGATCGACATGATATTCAAGACAAAAGAGGAGCTGCTCGAAGAGGCAAAGAGATTCAGCCGCAGACTCAAAACATACTTCAAAGGCACGAGGATACAGCGGCTGACGATTGAGGTAGTACCCGTGAACGATACCGTAGGCGGCGGCACCTTCCCCCAATCGGTGCTCGCGGGATACGCCGTAGCGCTGCGCCTGCCCGAGATGGGAAGCGCGGGCAAACTCGCGGAAAAGCTGCGGCGCGGAAGTTTCCCCGTGATCACCGGCGCCGCGGAGGACAAAGTCCTCTTCCATCTGCGTACCATGCGCGAGGGCGACGACAGGCGCATAATCGGCGCACTCGACGAAATACTGCGCATGCCGGCGGAGCGTACATACTAA
- the hemW gene encoding radical SAM family heme chaperone HemW codes for MPFSSLYIHVPFCERKCNYCAFESAVPREGDADLWLEMLEREFALRLAAAGRPRLATCYFGGGTPTVLSGPQWLSLTKLVERYFDFMPEAEVTVEANPNSLAAEHLLTWRDWRVTRVSIGVQSFDDVELSQMGRLHSARQAYGAVSAALAAGFSVSADFIFGLPHQSFANWGRTLREAVRCGLSHISLYQLSLEEGTPWASLDKDTLGDGYAAYRWAQWYLPRKGYRQYEVANFARQGRESRHNINYWREGEYLGAGPGAAGYLAGLRYKNFGSLRRWAAALADGELPVAESEQLPFERSAREAAVLALRMTSGLDRREFAERYGRQALDSLSASLQKFPRDLYEDDERGIRLTKKGMRVANLIWAELV; via the coding sequence ATGCCGTTCTCCTCTCTTTATATACACGTACCCTTCTGCGAGCGCAAGTGCAACTACTGCGCCTTTGAGAGCGCCGTGCCGCGCGAGGGTGATGCAGATCTCTGGCTGGAGATGCTGGAACGCGAATTCGCGCTCCGTCTCGCGGCGGCGGGACGACCGCGGCTTGCGACCTGCTACTTCGGCGGCGGCACCCCGACGGTGCTCAGCGGACCGCAGTGGCTTTCGCTCACAAAGCTCGTCGAGAGATACTTTGACTTCATGCCGGAGGCGGAGGTCACCGTGGAGGCGAATCCCAATTCTCTCGCGGCGGAACACCTGCTCACCTGGCGTGACTGGCGTGTGACGCGCGTCAGCATCGGCGTACAGAGCTTTGACGACGTTGAGCTCTCGCAGATGGGAAGGCTCCACAGCGCACGCCAGGCGTACGGCGCGGTCTCGGCGGCTCTCGCCGCGGGATTCTCTGTGAGCGCGGACTTCATCTTCGGGCTGCCGCACCAGAGCTTCGCCAACTGGGGACGCACACTGCGGGAGGCGGTGCGCTGCGGCCTCAGCCATATTTCGCTCTACCAACTGTCGCTGGAAGAGGGCACGCCGTGGGCCTCGCTCGATAAGGACACCCTCGGAGACGGCTACGCCGCCTACCGCTGGGCGCAGTGGTATCTGCCGCGCAAAGGCTACCGCCAGTATGAGGTCGCCAACTTCGCGAGGCAGGGACGCGAGAGCCGCCATAATATCAATTACTGGCGCGAGGGCGAATACCTCGGCGCGGGGCCGGGAGCCGCCGGTTACCTGGCAGGGCTGCGCTACAAGAACTTCGGCAGCCTGCGGCGCTGGGCGGCGGCACTGGCAGATGGTGAGCTGCCGGTCGCGGAGAGCGAACAACTGCCCTTTGAGCGCAGCGCCCGCGAAGCGGCGGTGCTTGCGCTGAGAATGACCAGTGGCCTTGACAGGAGGGAGTTCGCCGAACGGTACGGGCGGCAGGCGCTTGACTCCCTGAGCGCGTCGCTGCAAAAATTTCCAAGAGATCTCTACGAAGACGACGAGCGGGGAATCAGGTTAACGAAAAAGGGCATGAGAGTTGCAAACCTAATTTGGGCGGAATTGGTATAA